ttttctttccgctgattggttgttgtgattactttgtgATTATTTTCACAATATTCAATCGCAAAGGGCTCTATACTCGTTGCTGGTCTTGAACAAGGAATAGTACCTGCCATTGCTTTCACCCGGACTTCTTCTCACCCAAAGTTTAGGTCGGTGACCAATATACCAACACATgtccttcattttctttttttttaaattatttttctatctCAGGCTTTCAATGATGTTCATATGTTAATGTGTACTCTGGGAGCTAAGAAGGAAGATGCTACACTGACTCTAATGATGTCACTTAGAGACTATGTGAGGTAATATGGAAGAATTATGGCAAAACACTCAGATCAATCACCTCTGTCAATAGTGGAGGGTCTAGTTATCTTTCAATAGTCGATAGATTTGCTGCGTTCTTATTTATTTACAGGACTCATTTCTTCTAAAATACACGTAGAgcttaattttatatttataacAGTAACGGTAACGTCAGGCTCCTTCACCGAGCACTATCCCAGAAGAAACTGTTGCAAGTGAGCAGGAATTTCGTGTTCAATTTCCCGAAAAGAGGCTTGGTTTTCCAATAGGTGCTCGTGAAAATTATCTCAATTGactatttttaattgaaaggGTCACtttgtacaaatttctttccctCCCAAACCTTCTGCTGCCGTAAAAATCAAAGGTGGCAGCTAAAATTTTCTCCAAGGAAGTAATGAGCCCAATGTTGCCACAATTACGCTTGCTCTGCAGGTTACGTAAACGTTGGCATCAGACACTGAGTTACGTTTCATTAGTTTTGTTACTCATGACTCGTGTTATGCAGTACTGTGCGAAAGTAATGGAAACGATAATCGCGATATCTCGGCGATATTTGAACGATACTGTCCTTAAGACTTTGAATCGATCATAATTATGGCTCAGCCATATGATGTCTCTTTTTATGTTGTTtatgttttgtgttgttttcttctttttttctctaggGATGGCTCAGGAACAAATTGCGAAGTGTCTAGGGGGGTTGGTCTGGCCCTCTGTGAAGCTTTTGAACAAGCCGACAAGGTAAATTCGTCTCCTTTGTGGTCTCCCAGCTTCGTCTCCCTTAAAACTTATCAAACTTTTGACTGAATCAATTAATTAAGTTAAGTGAAAAGGGGTTCATCCCTCCATAACTACGTTCAAGTCTTATGTCGTTGACACTGTTTGCTCGGTTTTGCTGTTAGGTTGAGAAATCATCAGTGAAGTGATGAAAATTGACCCTGATTGCATCGATGTTGCTTCACTTTCCCTATtgatattgttgtttttgttgttgttgcgaAGGGGACGGGGGAGTGTTAGTTATGAAATAGTTTGGAGCCGCATCTCATCGTTGAATTTTAGAATTCAAACTGTGCAATCTCTCGCTATTCATAACCTCCGAGGTAAActtataaaatttgaaaacaaacaagcaaattaACAGGTCAACACACACAAAACGCTGATCTAGGAcaagaagtttaatttttttttctatgtgaAGGGAAACTTCGACAAAGCTGTGGACATTTTAAAACCACTCCGTTATGATGTAGTCACCATTGGAGGCAGTAATGCACAGGTTTGTGAATTTTATTGCAAATTCACGCATATGAGTGCAAAATTTTTGTGAGATCTCGTCCTACTTCTTTCGTTTTACCTACAGCGGGACATCTTCAGCTTATTCCTAATTTACGCTGCTCTACATTCTTCACGTAAAGAGCATCATTACTTGGCGAGGTAAAGTATAGTTTCATTTATTCGAATCCCTATCTTCTCTTATCACCTTAGAGTTTCATCTTATGAGTGAAATGTAACCGAATTTATCTGAATACTGTTTAGCATTGCTTGGGCTGAGCCTTCagaaaagtgagtttttttgttaacaaagcGTCAAGCGTGGCTTCACTGTTGCGGCACTTAGGCTAAATACAACCTACATTCGGCGCCAAAGCTGTTTAAACATTGACCTTTTCAGCCTCTTATTAATTCCATATTCTCTTTTGCCTTTGTTAAGTCAACCTATTCGCatccctttcccccccccccccccccaccgaTAAAAAACAATGTTGTATCGTGATTCCATGAATCTTAATTTACATACAGGCAACATTGAATAGGGAAGGGGATCTTGTCAATGATTTGGACTGTGGCAGAAACAGGAGTTCAAACATGATGTGTCAACTAATTATGTGTCCTTTTTCatctcaaaacaaaacaaagcaatacATAATGTATTTAATCTGTATCTTTTGCTGCTCACCTTTGTTCACCGATTGGTTGCGTAACTACCAAACATCTAAAAGGCCTGTAAAATAAATGCTATTTTTCCGAAAAAAGCCTGCGAAATCAACCTTTAAGAATGTATGTATTGTCTTCTTTCAGGAGCTTATTAACAGAGAGGAAGGCTATGAAAGAAAACGCTCCAATGACAAACCGACTCATGGGGCAAGCCCTAGCTCTACATGTGGAGTAAAGTCGTCGCCTGACCCTTAAATTTGAGACTCGGATGCAAAACACgagtgcaaaaaataaaattcagtgtTGCTATGGTTTCATCGAGACCTTACAACCAGGATTTGATGACTTTTGACTGTACTTATATTTACACCATTATTTTAGTTTCATGAAACTGTAATTATAGCAGAACCATTGCATGTCATTATGCAAAAAGGAGAACACCAATGTAGACTCAAGTTCTATAGTAATGGTGTTTTAGTAGATTTATTGTTCGACATCCTATTTAATTCGGTTACGCATGTTGGTTACTTAGTTATAAAGAAATAGTTAATTCTCAACCTACAAGAAGTTTACAAGTTATTCATCAATATTCAGATTAAGATAGTCTCTGAAGATTCATGCCTTTCAGGCACAAACTCAGCTACTTTCGCCTCCATGCCAGCGCGATATCCCTCCCTATGGTAAGCAGCAAACATTGTTGGTGTAAAGAACTGATGGTTAGTAGAGTGATGTGGGAACATCCCACATAACGCCTCAGACAAGCTGCGACGTGTATTCCTATGGCAACATTCACAGCAACAGAACGTCAAACGATTGGCCTCTTCCGATGACAGCTCGGGACCAGGCCCCCAAAGACCAGCCTCCAGATCTCCATCCGTGTCACGCAACGCTTCCTTCCAGGTCACATAAGACGTAGTTTTCACTGCTTTGTCAGGATGCCTGGGAACTATGTATAGGATATCCCCTTCGCCAACTTTAGTCTTCCCGTCGCTGTTAACGTTCTTATCATAATAATGTACCTTAAatctgacaaaaataaagaacaaataTAATCAAGTAGGGCAACAGCTGTCTATAGAATGCATTTCTAGCCACTTATTACCTAACCCTTAAAAATTGCCGACTTGCAATTTGCCCCAACTGGCCGCCTAGCCGTCCGCGAGCCCCCGCGGTTGTTCAAGGCAGCAAGTATTTTACCTTTTATATAAAGTTGATTGCGCGTAGGTTGGGCCAGAAAGAGTGTACAGATAAATTctgttttttcaataaattatcATGAtgaatcataaaaaaaaaacatttttctaagCTAACTCTCTGAAACCCCATCAATCATTTGCTATTCAGTAATTTACGCCTATCATTCAATCGCTGTATAGAAAATTAGGAATGTAATATTGAATATAAAATTCTGCCCTTGAGGAAGACTTTCTCCTCCATGAAACATTTCCATCATTTCCTTGGTTTCCTCAGTTGGAAAAAGGTATGATGTTACTCACCCAGAAAAATAATCGtcaaaaaattttgaaggttAAATTAACTACATCTCGCCAATCCGAGGATAGTTTTCTCAATGCTAGGCTCGTCGCTGAATGATGCGTAACATTTCAAGGAAAGTTGAGTGTCGAGCACCTCTGGTGGTTGCAGGGTTACTGCAAACTGAAACCCATATTTTACGGGAAGAACTTGGTGTAACACATGTTGGACAAACTGAATGCGATTTCTCAGGAGCGAACAAAGCAGCGGGGGTAGCAAATCTTACTTTACATAACGTACCTGTAGTTACTTGGCTGTGACCCAGGGCTCCTCTCCACGAAGTTATCCCGAATATCCTCGGCAATATCTCGTCCATCTACAGCTGAGAATGAGCATCCTAACTTTTTCCTGGCCAAATCCAGAGCAATCATCAAGGATTTTCCGTAGTCCTTGTCTAAAATAGAGCGTCCTCCGTCCACTACCACGATCTTTTCGAGTCTCAGCTTCAATAAGGGTAGAATACCAAGATTTTCAAGATGGCCGCCGTCACTCAAGGATAAAACGGGTGGAGGATTGGGTCCTACGTTGGTCATATCCATCATCAAACGATAGTAGTGTACGGAAGAAACGTTGATCGTGAACCATCTgtcaaataaaataagataaataaagaaatcgAGAAATAGAACAACCCCAAGTGGGAAAGCGAATAAATATACACAATCACTTTTCGTTTTTCGTTGGTAAAGCTAGGTACCGTTGAGGTAAATATTTTACCTCATTGTGATTTTCGTCCTCTAATATGTACTCTCCTCTCATGTTTAGTACTGTAGGCGTGTTGATATTTctaaataaaatgatgaacacCATTACGCGTGACTCCAGTTACACACTTCCTCTTCTGATTTGAGTTACTGTGTCCACCCACCGATACTTTGTATGTAATCTAAACCCCTTGCATCCCTATcaatattctccaaactgttcctCTATAAACTTTTCAAGctgctgacatggagaatttgatCCCCTATCAAGATCTTCTCTAaatggcgatcatttcctttattctcgcgaCCTCAGTGTTTAATTCAGTGGAGATAatgtagagagaaattagatgccaatcactctaAGGAGTTAAACGGTTAAGCAAGCGGTTACCTGGCAAGTCGTTCCAGTCTCCCGATATATTTTCCTCCAGTTGGTACCAGCGCAAATAAGGAAAATATTAGGCAGATACCAAGATGAATCAACATCCCAGCAACCAAGATGATTTCATTATTAGTCCTGGCGTACAGGAAGAGAATGAGAGCCAAAGGAACCAATCGG
The sequence above is a segment of the Pocillopora verrucosa isolate sample1 chromosome 5, ASM3666991v2, whole genome shotgun sequence genome. Coding sequences within it:
- the LOC136281206 gene encoding uncharacterized protein yields the protein MKIVLVLPILFIWISFPLARRNATLMIVIYLYSFTTHSRIYRLSVFGVIYTKNTFNYLLGVSVILLWICPLIEAIQRSLPHICVRWIIQKGFYYPQTVGEYGCSGISWRDLILFWPASKNSRVQHVTSKQALTLDDVDDLSPIYIACTTVNGWRRTSSPGEPHYEVLTMSPHGIERLDRCSDEQELHGKLLAEDVYLSDAAATSNAAVSYDMGVQQCDEAPSRDLKVMLGLSAGAYIVADQRHETKRHFCVQYLPLLIELIRLVPLALILFLYARTNNEIILVAGMLIHLGICLIFSLFALVPTGGKYIGRLERLARWFTINVSSVHYYRLMMDMTNVGPNPPPVLSLSDGGHLENLGILPLLKLRLEKIVVVDGGRSILDKDYGKSLMIALDLARKKLGCSFSAVDGRDIAEDIRDNFVERSPGSQPSNYRFKVHYYDKNVNSDGKTKVGEGDILYIVPRHPDKAVKTTSYVTWKEALRDTDGDLEAGLWGPGPELSSEEANRLTFCCCECCHRNTRRSLSEALCGMFPHHSTNHQFFTPTMFAAYHREGYRAGMEAKVAEFVPERHESSETILI